In one Mesorhizobium australicum genomic region, the following are encoded:
- a CDS encoding aldehyde dehydrogenase family protein, giving the protein MSDRWNHYIGGTFREPAGGAYLRERNPRTRGFSYEIARGSSEDVRLAVEAARAAYPAWRALRPIARGRVLSAMAAAIRSNLDDLAESESLETGKTAVQAKAEIEVAAQYFEFYASVINLPGGEVIDLGDKYHSYTRREPLGVVGVILPWNGPLNQAARGIAPALGAGNAVVSKPSEFTSVSLLKLARLAVEQCGLPAGLLNVVTGNGPETGEAIVSHPEIRKVAFTGSLRAGREIGRIAAERVIPVTLELGGKSPNVVFADADLDAAALGALRAFISNAGQICSSGTRCLVEASIHDVFVDKLATALDKVSIGRQEPGSIGPMSTEAQFDKVQSYYGIARGEGLVAVRGGALPDAPELKEGWFVLPTIYANVPNSSRLAREEIFGPILSVIPFSDEADAIRIANDTEYGLVAGLWTRDLARAHRVAGQIEAGQVFVNEYFAGGVETPFGGYKQSGIGREKGIEALHHYSQVKSVTIAL; this is encoded by the coding sequence GTGAGCGATCGCTGGAACCACTACATCGGCGGGACATTCAGGGAGCCGGCTGGCGGCGCCTATCTTCGCGAGCGCAATCCCCGCACCCGCGGCTTTTCCTATGAGATTGCGCGCGGCTCGTCCGAAGACGTGCGTCTTGCCGTGGAAGCCGCCCGCGCGGCCTACCCGGCATGGCGGGCGCTGAGGCCGATCGCGAGAGGGCGTGTCCTCTCCGCAATGGCCGCAGCGATCCGCAGCAACCTTGACGACCTTGCCGAGAGCGAGAGCCTGGAGACCGGCAAGACGGCCGTGCAGGCGAAAGCCGAGATCGAGGTGGCCGCCCAGTATTTCGAGTTCTATGCCAGCGTCATCAACCTGCCCGGCGGCGAGGTCATCGACCTCGGCGACAAATACCATTCCTACACCCGGCGCGAGCCGCTCGGCGTCGTCGGCGTCATCCTGCCCTGGAACGGGCCGCTGAACCAGGCAGCGCGAGGCATCGCGCCGGCGCTCGGCGCTGGCAACGCTGTAGTGTCGAAGCCGTCGGAATTCACCTCCGTCTCCCTCCTCAAACTCGCGCGCCTCGCAGTGGAGCAATGCGGGCTTCCGGCCGGCCTGCTGAACGTCGTGACCGGAAACGGTCCGGAAACGGGCGAGGCCATCGTTTCGCACCCCGAAATCCGCAAGGTCGCCTTCACCGGCTCGCTGAGAGCCGGCCGCGAGATCGGCCGCATCGCCGCCGAAAGGGTGATACCGGTGACGCTGGAGCTCGGCGGAAAATCCCCGAATGTCGTTTTCGCCGACGCCGACCTGGACGCCGCCGCGCTAGGAGCGCTGAGGGCATTTATCAGCAATGCCGGACAGATCTGCTCCAGCGGCACGCGCTGCCTGGTCGAGGCCTCGATCCACGACGTCTTCGTCGACAAGCTGGCAACCGCGCTGGATAAGGTGAGCATCGGCAGGCAGGAGCCTGGCTCGATCGGTCCGATGTCAACCGAGGCGCAGTTCGACAAGGTGCAGTCCTATTACGGGATAGCGCGGGGAGAGGGTCTGGTCGCCGTGCGCGGCGGTGCGCTGCCCGATGCTCCGGAGCTGAAGGAAGGCTGGTTCGTCCTGCCGACCATATACGCAAACGTGCCCAACTCGTCGCGCCTCGCGCGAGAGGAAATCTTCGGCCCCATCCTGTCCGTCATCCCCTTTTCCGACGAGGCCGACGCGATACGGATCGCCAACGATACAGAGTATGGCCTCGTGGCAGGCCTGTGGACGCGCGACCTCGCCCGCGCGCACCGCGTCGCCGGCCAGATCGAGGCCGGCCAGGTCTTCGTCAACGAGTATTTTGCCGGCGGTGTGGAAACCCCGTTCGGCGGCTACAAGCAGAGCGGCATCGGACGCGAAAAGGGCATCGAGGCCCTTCACCATTATTCCCAAGTCAAATCCGTCACCATAGCACTCTGA